TGCGCAGGGCAACCGGTTTAATGGCCGGTCCGGAAAGTCCCCCGATAATGTTTTTGAGATGAGGGACACGTTTTTCAATATCAATGGACATGCCGGTGATGGTATTGATCAGTGAGACCGCATTTGCACCGGCCGCCTCGACGGCTTCAGCAATCAAGGCGACATCAGTGACATTCGGCGTCAGCTTGACGATAACCGGAAGGGCGGTAACCGACTTGACGCGTTTCACCACGTCCATCGCCATCTCCGGATGTGACCCAAAGGCAATTCCCCCCTTGCTGACATTAGGACAGGAGATATTGACCTCAAGTCCATGCAGCCCGGTCGCATCGTTCAATAACTCGGCAATCCGCTGATAATCCTCGGCATTATCTCCAAGAATGTTTGCAATAACAGGGACGTCAAACGTCCGTAGGAAGGGAAGCTTGTCTTCGATAAAGGCGTGTACCCCCACGTTTTGCAAACCGATGGCATTGAGCATGCCGCTGGCGGTTTCGATAATACGGGGGGGAGGGTTCCCCATCCGTGGTTCAAGAGACAGCCCCTTGACAACGATGGCTCCCAGCGCGTTCAGGTCAAGAAAAGGGGCATATTCTTCGCCGTAGCCGAAGGTTCCCGAAGCCGTTATGATGGGGTTTTTTATTTTTACTCCCCCGATATCGACAGATAAATCGAAATCAGATTGCATGAT
This DNA window, taken from Deltaproteobacteria bacterium, encodes the following:
- a CDS encoding dihydroorotate dehydrogenase, whose protein sequence is MQSDFDLSVDIGGVKIKNPIITASGTFGYGEEYAPFLDLNALGAIVVKGLSLEPRMGNPPPRIIETASGMLNAIGLQNVGVHAFIEDKLPFLRTFDVPVIANILGDNAEDYQRIAELLNDATGLHGLEVNISCPNVSKGGIAFGSHPEMAMDVVKRVKSVTALPVIVKLTPNVTDVALIAEAVEAAGANAVSLINTITGMSIDIEKRVPHLKNIIGGLSGPAIKPVALRMVWQVANRVSIPVIGIGGIMDANDALEFLIAGATAVQIGTANFINPQASIHILKGIIAFMDRQQIRSVHDLIGTLQC